The Bradysia coprophila strain Holo2 chromosome II, BU_Bcop_v1, whole genome shotgun sequence genome has a segment encoding these proteins:
- the LOC119072182 gene encoding major royal jelly protein 2-like, whose protein sequence is MISKKISIFLLLLTTFVAIEAQKNLDINLQYQWKYLEFQFPSAAVRDSAIRNGQYIQGNSFPIDIDVYYGATPPLLFVTMPRFFDGTPFTLGTITGANAAGGPVIAPFPDYNWQQTGNCNGFTNVFRVFVDSYQRLWVLDSGVINDIQVCPAKLVMFDLRSTSIPPFVHIFPNSLYRTMSLFITPVVDVRNGYDSMVYIADVTGFGIIVFDYKNNRSWRTESQSTHLKPLQQYSNFVIGGESFNLMDGVFGLALSPKTYTNRQLFFHSLASAAESRIPLSVLDNVNYWPAQNPITNPNQFVQMGLRETTQTTVQAMDNNGNLFFGTVYPPGIGCWDSNTLYTNANLRLVARNDANLQFISGLKIVTNKSGYQELWVLSCRFQKIMAGTRRQDQYNYRVHKVLISDLLNGSTRCNGIAMPR, encoded by the exons ATGATatctaaaaaaatatcaattttcctGTTGTTACTAACAACTTTTGTGGCGATCGAAGCACAGAAAAATCTGGACATAAATCTCCAATAtcaatggaaatatttggaatttcaatttccGAGCGCAGCTGTTAGAGATTCGGCAATAAGAAATGGGCAATACATACAAGGCAATTCATTTCCCATCGATATTGATGTCTACTATGGAG CTACACCACCCCTACTATTTGTTACAATGCCAAGATTTTTCGATGGGACTCCATTTACTCTGGGAACAATAACGGGTGCTAACGCTGCCGGTGGACCCGTTATTGCACCATTCCCTGATTACAACTGGCAACAAACAGGAAATTGTAACGGTTTTACAAATGTTTTCCGAGTATTC GTGGACAGCTATCAAAG ATTGTGGGTATTGGATAGCGGTGTCATCAATGACATACAAGTGTGCCCGGCAAAATTAGTGATGTTTGACTTAAGATCAACGTCCATTCCGCCATTCGTTCATATATTCCCTAATTCATTGTATCGAACCATGTCATTGTTTATTACACCT GTTGTAGATGTTCGTAACGGTTACGATTCAATGGTTTACATAGCCGATGTAACCGGTTTTGGAATCATTGTGTTCGACTACAAGAACAATAGATCGTGGCGAACGGAAAGTCAATCGACGCATCTGAAACCACTTCAACAATACAGCAACTTTGTGATTGGTGGAGAAAGTTTCAATCTTATGGATGGTGTATTTGGCCTAGCTTTGTCACCAAAAACTT ATACCAACCGGCAGTTATTCTTCCATTCTCTTGCCAGTGCAGCTGAAAGCAGAATTCCATTGAGCGTATTGGACAATGTGAACTATTGGCCGGCGCAGAACCCAATTACTAATCCCAATCAATTTGTg CAAATGGGACTCAGAGAAACTACACAGACTACGGTCCAGGCTATGGATAACAAtggtaatttgtttttcggcACAGTTTATCCACCAGGTATCGGATGTTGGGACTCAAACACCTTATACACCAATGCCAATTTGAGATTAGTTGCGCGAAATGATgccaatttacaatttatcaGTGGTCTGAAAATCGTTACGAATAAAAGTGGTTATCAAGAGCTATGGGTATTGAGTTGCCGATTCCAG aaaattatggCCGGAACTCGACGACAAGATCAATATAACTATCGTGTTCATAAGGTGCTAATAAGTGACCTTCTTAATGGAAGCACCAGATGCAATGGAATAGCAATGCCAAGATGA